GATAGCCAGATCGTTGGTCACCTCCCGGGCTCCCACGGGAAGAACGCCGGTGTAATACGGGGCGCCTCCCAGATGAACCAGAAGATCTGTCGTCCCGTTCCCGATATCGATAAAAAGCGTTCCCAGGTCTCTCTCATCTTTAGATAATACGGATGAAGAGGCCCCTATTGATTCAAGAACGATCTCATCGACCTTGTAACCGCTTCTGTTAATGCATTTGATAATGTTTTTCGATGCTGAAACTGTTGAAGTAATGATGTGCACTTCCGCTTCGAGGCGGACCCCTATCATATCAACCGGATTCTTTATCCCCGGCTGATCATCAACAATATATTCCTGGGGGATCACATGGAGGACTTCCCGGTCCATTGGCATAACAATGGCTTTCGCGGCTTCAATAACCCGCTCCACGTCATTGCGGTTGATCTCCCGGCCCTTGCCGGTAACAGCCACCACACCGCGGGAATTGATTCCCTCGATATTCCCTCCGGCGATTCCCGCCAATACGGTTTCCACCGTCCGGCCCGCCTGCTGTTCCGCCATATCGATGGCTTCCTCGACAGCTTTCATGGCCGCTTCTATATTGATGACGACACCGCGCCTCAGTCCTTTCGACTCGGCGGTACCCACGCCGGCGACAGTGAGATCACCCTCTTCATCAAATTCCGCAATAAGAGCGCAGATTTTGCTGGTCCCCATATCAAGGGCCACAATAATATCATCTGAAGTCAATCTACACTTCCTCCCTGAGTCGATAAATGATCTCTTTGGACCTGAAGTCCACTTCTCCGATTTTCTCCGTCAGCTTCTGCTGTTTCAGGACATCGAAGACCATAATTATATTTTTCAGAACATCGCTGTCCAGTTTCCGGCCGGTTCTGGCTTTCAGCGGATAATTATAAAGAAACAATATAAGATCGTATCCCTGCTCTCCCCGCTTTTCCACCCGGATCTCTGAAATCAGATCGTAGAGGGCCTTATCTCCGTCCCTCAGATTCTCCAGATCCTCCAGAAGCGGAAGAAGAGGGACAGGAAATCCATCGCCGAGCTGAACCGATGAGAAGTTGATGCCGGAAATAACCGGAAGATCCCAGTTATCCATATCCTCACCTTTCTCGAAAACGACCCCCTCACCGTCTATGGCTACGGGAACCGATTTTTCATTGATATTCAGAACGGACTGTGCCACCGCTTTTCTTCCGAAAAGGTAAAGCTGAAGCTTATCGGGAAAAATCTTTTCCACTGACGCTTTTCTGATCGGCGGATAATGTTCCAGTCTATCTCTAATATTTTCCGTATCAAGGTTATAGTAATAATGGCCGGTCTCGATCCCGGCGATAGAGCGGATTTCGCTGTCGCTCAATTCAATATCGCTCTCAACTTTTATTTTTTTCAGAACGATATTGGGTACAACAGCGATTTTGAACACAAGCTGTGCCCCCAGAATGACAATCAGAAGGATAATCAGCGTTCTGAGCAGACCTCTGATTCTTTCCCTTTCATTGGAATTCAGTACAATCACGCCTCACCTCCCGACTTATCCGGAGACCTTCTCGAAATATTGAGAAGGAGCCCGAAGATAATAAGAGTGATGAGAGATGTGGAACCGCCCGCCGAAAAAAGAGGCAGCGGTATACCCGTCGCGGGAATAAAGCCGCAGACGACGGCGATATTGGTCATGGCTTGAAAATACACCGCTGAAGTGAGTCCGAAAGCCGCATACTTTTTAAAGTCGTTATCGGCCTTCAAAGCGATGGAGTATCCTTTCCAGGCAAAAAGTCCGAAGAGTATGAAAACAGTCAGAATCCCGATGAATCCCGCTTCCTCACCGATAATCGCGAAGACGAAGTCGGAATGGGCCTGAGGCAGAGCGCCGAGCTTCATTGTGCTCTGCCCCGCTCCTTTGCCCCAGAGACCGCCGGCCTGCAAAGCTTTTCTGGCCGTCAGGACCTGGTATCCGGCTCCGGAAGGATCCGATTCGGGATTCAGCCAGGAGAGAACCCTGTTTATCCTGTAGGGTTTTGATTTCAGCATGATGTAAGCAGCCAGAGATCCGATAGCTCCCATAATCAGAATGAATACGGGACTCATCCCGCCCATGATAAGCATAAGAAATGCCACGGCGAAAATAAGTGCGGCAGAAGAGAAATCATTCTGGGAATAGACCACCAGAGTCGAGACGACAATAACAAGCAGCTGAGGCACGATCGCCTTACTGAGATCCTTCATCCGCCCTTTGTTCTTCTCCAGCATTTTAGCGATGTAGAGAACTAAAGAAAGGCGGATCAGCTCCGACGGCTGAAAAGTTACGCCGCCCAGCTCGAGCCACCGCTTCGCTCCGCCCGACTCAAACCCCAGGCCGGGAACATAAAGGAGCAGGTTTATTCCGATGGAAACAAACATAATGGCCGGAATATAATTCTTGAGAAAATCCAGAGGTATCCGCGAAGCCACAACCGCTCCACCCGTCCCCAGGGACAGCCAGACCAACTGCTTTACGACAAAATAAAAGGGAGAGTCGAAAACGGCTTCTCCGAAATGATAGGATGATGAAAAGAGCGCAGTGAGCCCCATTCCCGACAGCAGGACAATTAATATGAGAAAAACGGCATCAAATGCCGGCTCATTGATTTTCTGAGCAGAAAAACTGTTATTGACCACCTGTCGGCCCTGAATGGAGTACCCGCTCATACCCTACCTTATTTTCAATGTGGACAGGGCGATAATGGCAAACATCCCGCCGACAATCCACAACCTTGTGACAACTTTACCTTCGGCCCAGCCTATGAGCTCGAAGTGATGATGGAGAGGAGCCATCTTGAAAACCCTCTTCCCTGTTCTTTTGAAATGAACCACCTGAATTATGACCGACAGAGTTTCCATAACAAAAACGCCGCCGATTATAATTGTCAGTATTTCTTTTTTCAGCACAAGCGCCAGAGCTCCCATTACGGCTCCCAGAGCCAGACTGCCCGTATCGCCCATAAAAATCTCCGAGGGATGGCAGTTGAACCAGAGAAAACCGACGCTGGCTCCCAGAAGAGCCATGCAGAGGATAACGACCTCGCTCGAACCTTTCAGAAAAGGGATCTGGAGATAATCGGCAAAAACAGCATGCCCGGTCAGATAGGCAATCAGCGTGAATGCGATAGTCGCCATAAGAAAGAGCCCGGTGGCGAGTCCGTCCAGTCCGTCGGTCAGATTTACAGCATTGGAAAAAGACACAATAGTCAATACGCCGAAGGGGATATAAAAATAAGACATATCGAACAGGGGATTTTTCAAAAAGGGAACATAGAGCAGCGTCGTATGATCATTCCGGTTGTAATAGAGCAGAAGAACGACCAGGAGCGCTACGGCGATCTGGCCGAAAAACTTAAAACGGGACTGCAGCCCGTCGGAACTCTTCCGGGAAATCTTCAGATAATCATCAATAAAACCGATTCCTCCGAAACCGACAATAGTAATCAGCAGAACCCAAGTATAAAACTGCGAAAGGTCCTGCCAGAGCAGAACCGAAATGACAACGGAGATAATTATCAGAAGGCCGCCCATAGTCGGCGTTCCCGCTTTGGAAAGATGCGTCTCGGGACCGTCCTGCCGGACTTCCTGCCCGAGCTTCAGCCTGGTCAGCATCTTGATCACAGCCGGACCGAAAAGGAAAGCGATAAGCAAAGCCGTTACAGCGGCATAGGCCGCCCTGAAAGTTGTGTATTGAAAGATATTAAAAAAAGAAAAATATTTTACCAAAGGGTAAAATAAGGCTTTGAACATGTCTTCCTCCCATTTTTTCGCGCCGCATTTTCCCCGGCGGCACTGTTGTTTTTAAATAAGTATCAGGTCAGCAGCGGCGTCAGTCTTTCCAGAGCGACGCCCCTCGATCCCTTAAGCAGAACAAGGTCACCCTTCTTCACATATTCTTTCACAGCGGCTTCCAGCTCTTCGTATTGAATTGTCCAGAACGAATATCCGGGATACCCTGATGTCCGGACGGCCTCGAAAGCCTCTTCCATCTCTTTGCCGAAAAGAAACAGAGCCTCGGCCCCGCTTTCCGCCGCAATTCCCCCGATACGGCGGTGTTCTTCCCTGCTGGCATCTCCCAGCTCGAGCATATCACCGAGAACAGCAACGGAACGGTTTTCCCAGAACCGGAGTAACTTAAGCGACTGTTCCGTCGAATCGGGATTGGCATTGTAGCAATCCCTCAAAACGGTGATATCACCCTTGATCAACTCGCCTCTGCCGAACAGAGGCTTCATGCTGTCGATTCCCCGGGCTATCAGAGCGGAATCAACGCCCATCTCAACAGCTGCAGCAACGGCGGCCCTGACATTGGCCAGATTATGCTCGCCGGGCAGGCTGAAATGGCAGGGGCGGCCTTCTATCTCGAGATCACAGCCTTCGATGGAAAAGCCGGATACAAGTCTTACCGGCCCGGAAACTTCCGGGCCATAAAAAACCACACGCCCCTTGATACCTTCAGCGAGAAAATCACTGTAGGAATCATCAGCAGGTATGATGGCAGTCTGTTTACCGTCAAAGCAGGAGAAAATCTGTTTTTTCGCCTGCGCGATAGCATCCCGGCTGCCCAGCATTCCGATATGAGCCGTGCCGATATTGGTAATGACCGCATAATCGGGTTTGACGATGGACGCGAGAAGATCCATTTCACCTTCCCGGTTCATCCCCATTTCAAAGACAGCGATTTCATGCCTCTCCTCCACCCGGAAAACCGATAAAGGCAGTCCGATGTCGGAATTGAGGTTCCCCTCATTCACCACAGTCTCCGCAAATTCAGAGAGTATAGCTCCCAGTATCTCTTTCGTCGTCGTTTTCCCGTTGCTGCCCGTAATCCCCACGACAGTCAAATCGGGAAAAAGACTCATGTGATACACAGCAAGCTGCTGCATAGCCTCCAGAGTCCCCGCAACCGGCAGAAAAGCCATGTCCCTTTGGCTGACAAGCTCCTCCACCAGACCGCGGTTCTCCGAATACCACTTATGATCCACCAGAGAGAGTTTCGTACCGGCGCCGGCAATATCTTTTAAATACAGATGGCCGTCGGTGCGCTCTCCCTTCAGCGGAACAAATAAAGTGCCCCTCCCGCACTTTCTGGAATCAATTTGTACATTCTCCACCCCTTCTACGGGGGATCCTACCCAGGATTGCCCCAGGACCTCGCTGATCTTTTCAGCTGTAAATAATATTCTGTCCACTAAGGACGCTCCTCCGGAAGTTCGATCCGGATTATATCTGTCGGGTCCTGTTTCTCCAATCCCAATTCATCCTTTGCTATTTCATCTATTCTTCCGGGCGAACTCAAAACAGCCGTCCCGGCGATTAATCTTTTATTCTGCTCGAGAAGCCGTTTCTGCTCCATTTCCAGGGCCGCGACTTCATCCACTATCCGGTTATACCGGAAGGACTGCCAGACATTGAGAAAGAGCATACCCACAGCCAGCACAACAGCAGCCATAGCCGTGATAAAGTGAAGCCTTTTCACTGAACACCTCTCCTCTCACCGACTTCACGCAGCTTCTCAACGACCCTTAACTTGGCACTTCTCGACGGAGCGTTCATCCTGATCTCTTCCTCGGTCGGAACAACAGGTTTGCGCGTCAACACATCGACAACCGGTTTTCCGCCGCACTCGCACCGGGGCAGTTCGGGCGGACAAACACATTTCTTTCCCATTTCCCTGAAAAAAAGCTTAACAGCTCTGTCTTCAAGAGAATGAAAAGTAATGATCCCCAGCCTTCCGCCGACCTTAAGAACATCCAGAGCTTCCATCATCACATCAGCAAGCCTGTCCAGTTCGGAATTTACGGCGATTCTGATCGCCTGAAAAGTTCTGGTCGCCGGATGGATTCTTCCGTGCCGATATGAAGAGGGAACGGCACCCTTGATCAACTCCGCCAGCTGCAGCGAAGAAGTTATACGATTCTGTTTCCTCTCCCGGCAGATAGCGGCGGCAATTCTTCGGGACAAGCGCTCTTCACCGAGTTCATAAATCAGATCAGCCAGCTCTTTCTCATCAAAATCATTGACAACGTCTTCAGCCGACAGCCCCGCTTCACGGTTCAGCCTCATATCCAGCTTCTCATCGCGGGAAAAAGAAAACCCGGCGCCGCTTTTCTCATAGTGAAAAACGGAAATACCCAGATCGAGAAGGATCCGGTCCGGTTTTTCCTCTTCGGGATATTCCCGAAAATATTCATTAAACCATGTGTGCCTGAAACCGACCCGATCTCCGAAAGGTTCCAGTCTTTTCATAGCTATCTGCTGTATCTCACGGTCCGCATCCAGACCGATAACCTTCAAATCATCAAAGCGGGAAAGGAACATCTCAGAGTGTCCACCCTCTCCCATGGTTCCATCTATAAAAAGCTGGCCGGGTTTATCGGGCTTCAGATAATCACAGACTTCCTCTTTCAGAACCGAATAATGAACAATATCCATAATCAGCCCAAATCCCCGAGGCTGCCCAGCTCTTCCCAGGCATCCTTGATATCAAGCTCGCATTTCTCTTCAAATTCGAGATAAAGTTCCTCATCCCAGATCTCCACATGATCATCGAGACCGATGAAGATGCAATCCCGCACCAGACCAGCCGATTTCTGCAGCGATGACGGTATATTTATCCGACCGTTCTTATCGACAGCCAGGTCGGTTGCCGGAGCCAGAAGGCGTCTTTGAATCATTTGGGAACGGGCACGGAACAGAGAGGAATTTTCCAGTAAAATCTTTGAGACTTTACTCCACTCTTCTCCGGGAAAAAGCCAGAGACATTTATCGACTCCGCGGGTTAAAACCAAAGAGCACCCTCCCAGCTGTTCTCTCAGCTTCGAAGGCAACAGGATTCTCCCTTTTTCATCCAGAGTACTGTTAAATTGTCCACTTAAACCACTAATTTCCACAAATACCTACAATTTACCACTTTATCCCACTAATATTACCATATTAAGATTCGTAAATTCCATTGTCAACAATGAAAAGAGATTCTAAGAAGCCATTATGAAAATTCGAGCGAATACACTATACGCATGTATGCCTTAATTGTGAGATTAGTGAAATTTTCCACAGTGAAGTAAAAAAAAGACTTAAGTGCCGGAAAAAAAGCAAAAAAAAAGCGGGCCGGGCCCGCTTTCTATAAATATTCCTTCCCGAACATCCGGTAATTGATTCCGGGGAAAAGATTGTTCCGCTTTTCCAGCTTGGTCAACCATTCGGTTTTAACCACATTCCTGCAAAGAGAATCATATATAAAATTAAAGTTATGAATATGGGTTTTCACCCGTTTCACAGCATAGGGAACTGTTGTTCCGGTCTTCATTATAAAAGGCCAGTCAGAAGCCTGAGAGAGAAGGACCTCTCTCGCTGCCTGATTCAGCGCTCTCTCTTTCAATCCGGATTCATCGGGGTAACGCTCAACAAGCTCCATCATCCTTTCGATAACTTTATGAAGATGCCGGTAGATCCAGTCATTAGATCCGTCAATCCACACCTGGCCGTATCCTTTATCGCCCCAACTGGAAAAAGCCGGCGTGGCTTTCTGATTGTGAGGATACATTTCAAGATAATCGAGAGGTGTAGCTGCCACGAGTTCTGTTTTTGCAATCCCCCTGAAAACCTCTTCGATAAAGCGGGGGCCTTCAAACCACCAGTGCCCGAAAAGTTCGGCGTCATAGGGACAGAGGATTACAGGTTTGCGATCCATCAGCCCGGACAGGACTTCGACCTGCTCGACCCGTTTCTGTACAAAATCACCGGCATCGGCTAGAACCTGTTTCTCAGCTACGGAGATATCGTAGAATTTCTTGTTGCCAAGATCTTCCTTGTCAGTAATAGCATAATATTTAAAACCTGTATTTACACGGTTTCCAGCGTTCGTATAGGGATCGATGTAATCCCTCGGCCGGTCAAAACCGATGTCTCTATAAAAATCTCTGTAAACTTCATTCCCGGGATAGCCGTCTTCAGTACTCCAGACAGCCCGTGAAGAGGCTTTATCCCTGCCGAAGACATGTACACCGTTGGGACAACTCAGAGGTCCGTAGACGCCGTACTCCGGTCTATCGTCAGCATAGAGGATTCCATGGGAAGATGAGACGAAATATCTCAGGCCGAACGGCTTGATAAACTCTTCCAAACCGGGAAAATAACCGCACTCCGGAAGCCAGAGCCCATCAGGCATGACGCCGAAGATTCTGTCGTGCGATTCAACCGCAGTAAGAATCTGGGCTTTTATCATCTCGGGATATTCACGGAAACAGGGCAAAAAGGCATGGGTTGCTGTTGTCGTCATCAACTCCAGGTTGCCTTTCTTATGAAAATAGGAAAACTCCCTTATCAGATTTCTGTCATATACCTCTGTATAATCTTTCAGATTTCTGGCGAAAAGCTCTCTGTACATCAGAGCCAGTTCATGTGATTCCGGTTCATTGGTCTTTGTAAACTCTACTTCCTTTTCCGCCAGTTCAAGCATTTTATTCAAATGGGCGATGTAACGCTCCTGAAGAAAATCATCTTTGAGCATAGAAGCCAGGGTGGGTGAAATCGACATGACCATTCGAAAGGGAACGGAATCTTTTTCAAGAGAACGAAATACTCTCAGCAGAGGCAGATAGGTTTCGGACAGAGCCTCAAACAGCCAGCTTTCTTCAAGAAAACTTTCGTATTCGGGGTGTCTTACAAAGGGCAGATGAGCATGGAGAACCATGGAAATCAAACCTTTTTTATCTGTATAACTATCGATCATTAATAATCCTCTTCAGAGATTTCAGCATCTAAAGGTAAAATTCGCTGAGGTATTTTTATATAGGATGCCACAGGAACTGCAGCTCCGAATTCCGAAGAAAAACCTGATAGCCTCACAAGCTCATCGCTGTTGTTCATTTCGGCATTCCTGGAAGGAAGGATATAATTCCGGGAAGTCTCAATAAAATTGGACCGTATTATAAGCTTCTCCTCTTCATTGTGAATGGAAAAAAGCTCGATTGTATAAAAGGAATCCTCCGTGGGGAATTTGATATATCGCCGTCTGTCGGTAAGATTGACGGGAATATCAAAGTAATCGAGGATATCATCTTTGGAGTAAACAGCTTCGGGGAGTTCCACCATTCTCAGAAAAAGACCTTGAAATGAAGGGTCATTCTCCAGTTCCTTGACAGTATCGAATTTCAAATCCCAATACACAAAACCCCAAGTCGGTTCTCTCAGCATAAGCATTATCTTGGTTTCATTGTATCGTTCAGGCAGATTGATCTCCTCAGCGGAGCTGAAGTCGAATTCTTCATCAAGTGACACATTGTATTTAGTGGCTTCAATTCTTACTGCAAGATTATTCAGCCTTTCTCTATCCAGCCTCTCCTCTTCGAGCGAATCGAGAACAAGAGCGATTAACTCTTCTTTTTCTATTCCCTCGTCGTAAGCCAGATGGTCTCTTTCTGCGATTTCCAGAAGTGATTTATAAGAAAGCGACTGCAAACGTTCTTTCGTCATACAGACCTCAACAAACTCAGTTTAACTTTATTCAATATGTTATCCTAGTTAAAATCAGGGGTATGAGTCAAGGGGGTAGACAGACCGCCGCTTCATTGAAAAAAGAAGATGTTCATCTTTTTTGTGATGAAATTATCATTACATCTCCAAAATTCAGTTTCTTAGCGAGATAATCGAGAATGGATTTTAATAATACAGGACCATAGCCTCTTCCGAGCCCGCCCCAGGTTTTAACTGTCTCGACTGTAAATGACTTTTCTCTTAAAAGTCCGGAGAGTGTTTTAACAGAAAAAAGGAACATATGATCTGCAATAGCGGAACGCCACTTAGATTTGAACAGACGGGCCTGTAAGCCCGACGCATTGGGTGTCGTGCAAATAAACCGCCCTCCCGGTTTGAGAATACGGAACACTTCATCGAGAAACGCCGAGGGGTCGTTAAGGTGTTCAATCAAATGAGAACAATGAACGACATCAAAAGAATTGTCCTCGAATGAAGCCTGTTCGACTGTGCCGCTGAAAATTTCTATATTTCTTTCCCGCGATCCCCATTCTGCGGCAGGACCGCACAGCTCGACACCACGGGAAATCCATCCCCGATCCTGAAAATGCCGAACAAGAACTCCTGTCGCACAGCCAATATCGAGAAAACTCATACTATCTTTGCGATCTGAATAGAGAGAATCAAAACCTATATCAGACAATCCTTTCAGCATGAGTTCAAAAAATATCTGATCATTTTCCTGTTCATACCGGAAATATTCTTCATCATATCTTTTATCGAGAGCTTCGAATAATGGCTGTGGATTCTGCATTAACAAACCGCAGGAAAGGCATTGTTTAAAAGAAAAGCCGTCACAATCCCACAGGCTATCAAATTTCGCGCCTCCGCAAACAGGACAGAGAATCTCTGCGGATTTTTCATTATTTTCAGGAACTATGGAAAATGTTTTCATCAATCTATATTCAGCTGGAAAGTACTGATACTGTTATTACCGCTAATATCCGAAGCGCTAATCTCGAGAAAGGCGACTCCGCTACTGAGATATATCTCTCCCAGATATAGGGAACCATCGCTGTAAAGGTCATTAAACGAAACAGGATTGCCACCTCTGAGCACCAGCTTTCCGTTCTCCTCTTTCAGTGTGTCAAACTTGATCTGATTTATTTCATTACCCAGATAAAACATGGTGATGCTGTAGGGAACGGTATCGATATTCCGGGAAGAATTTCCATCGGAATCGAGAACGTCAACATAGACCTGCACTCTTCCGGCGTTAAGCCTGTTGCTCTTACTGAGAAGGATAAGGCTATTATCGGACTTCAATGTGACGGTTTCAATACGCGGGGGAGCGGAATCTCCTGACGGCGGAAGTATTATCTGAGGATTGACATACTGATTCATTTCAGAATCGTATACCATAAAAAACAGGTTTTTCTCATCGGTACGACCGGAATCGCCGACAAGACCGAGTTGGTCTCTTTCTTCCAGAAAAACTTTCTGCTCTCCGAAAAAAGGTTTGAGATGTCCGTAAATCGACCTGAAACCGTTTTCATGATGCAGAACCTTCACATTTCCCAGAACAGGAGCCTGCTGATCCTCTTCATTGCCATAATAGATCAGCTCTCCCTTAAGAAAAGGAGAGACGATACTGCCCGGACCGGAGATACGAATTCCCTTCAGGAACGAATCGCTGCTGTTTTCACCGAATGAAGCCGTTAAAAACCCTCCAGCTATTGGCCATTGATATGCAAAAAGAGACGAAGCTGCAAGAAATAGAAGAACAGACAATACTTTTCGCATCAGAGATTCTCCATCTTCAGGAACATCAATTTCGAATTAAAACCGATATAATAATTGTCACCTTCTTTGCGGAAATAAAAATCCTCTCCCGGTATATCCCGCTCCAGCAAACTGCGATTTGTCGGAGTCAAAACCCGTAAAGCAGCGTAATTTTCCTCTTTCAGCATCATAGAAAAGAATCCCGATTCCTCATCAACGAAAATATTCTCGAGTCTTCCGGATCCACCGATGGTTTTAAGCTCCTGGGACATGACATTATAGACATTAATCCCCTGGGGATTCTCAAAAAAGACCTTGCTGCTGTCAGAAGAAAAAAACATATCAACAGTTCGTCTGTACTGAAAGTTCAACTCGAAATGATGAACCGGTTTATACTCATTTTTCCTCTTTTCCAGAATGACAAATCTCTGAGGATCAAGACCGGAAATCAACGCAATAGTCTGACCGTCCGGAGATACTGCGACCGAATAAACGGCTTCAATCCTGCTTCCTCCGGGGCGGTAATTTAAAACAGTTTCTCCCGAATCGGAAATCAATTCGCATGATCCGTCCAGAAAACCGATGAGAACCAGATCATCTATAATCGAAAGAGATGTGACAAAAGAAAGAATTTCCTTTTTCCAGAACTGGTTACCATCCAGATCAAAAAGGCTGATATAATCCT
Above is a window of Spirochaeta isovalerica DNA encoding:
- a CDS encoding glycoside hydrolase family 57 protein: MIDSYTDKKGLISMVLHAHLPFVRHPEYESFLEESWLFEALSETYLPLLRVFRSLEKDSVPFRMVMSISPTLASMLKDDFLQERYIAHLNKMLELAEKEVEFTKTNEPESHELALMYRELFARNLKDYTEVYDRNLIREFSYFHKKGNLELMTTTATHAFLPCFREYPEMIKAQILTAVESHDRIFGVMPDGLWLPECGYFPGLEEFIKPFGLRYFVSSSHGILYADDRPEYGVYGPLSCPNGVHVFGRDKASSRAVWSTEDGYPGNEVYRDFYRDIGFDRPRDYIDPYTNAGNRVNTGFKYYAITDKEDLGNKKFYDISVAEKQVLADAGDFVQKRVEQVEVLSGLMDRKPVILCPYDAELFGHWWFEGPRFIEEVFRGIAKTELVAATPLDYLEMYPHNQKATPAFSSWGDKGYGQVWIDGSNDWIYRHLHKVIERMMELVERYPDESGLKERALNQAAREVLLSQASDWPFIMKTGTTVPYAVKRVKTHIHNFNFIYDSLCRNVVKTEWLTKLEKRNNLFPGINYRMFGKEYL
- the ftsA gene encoding cell division protein FtsA produces the protein MTSDDIIVALDMGTSKICALIAEFDEEGDLTVAGVGTAESKGLRRGVVINIEAAMKAVEEAIDMAEQQAGRTVETVLAGIAGGNIEGINSRGVVAVTGKGREINRNDVERVIEAAKAIVMPMDREVLHVIPQEYIVDDQPGIKNPVDMIGVRLEAEVHIITSTVSASKNIIKCINRSGYKVDEIVLESIGASSSVLSKDERDLGTLFIDIGNGTTDLLVHLGGAPYYTGVLPVGAREVTNDLAIMLNIPFEEAEKIKLQAGCCWEELIDRNESVIIPGIGGRPPVSVPEMRICRILQPRMTELFMLVKKQLDDKGYLKRLGGGVVITGGGSQLPGVAELAQEVFRMPARIGYPRQIKGLEERYRSPEYSTVTGLLLHRARQVEEEGLVVDTGPRSSGAAEILRRLGSWFKEFI
- a CDS encoding DUF4912 domain-containing protein, which translates into the protein MTKERLQSLSYKSLLEIAERDHLAYDEGIEKEELIALVLDSLEEERLDRERLNNLAVRIEATKYNVSLDEEFDFSSAEEINLPERYNETKIMLMLREPTWGFVYWDLKFDTVKELENDPSFQGLFLRMVELPEAVYSKDDILDYFDIPVNLTDRRRYIKFPTEDSFYTIELFSIHNEEEKLIIRSNFIETSRNYILPSRNAEMNNSDELVRLSGFSSEFGAAVPVASYIKIPQRILPLDAEISEEDY
- a CDS encoding FtsQ-type POTRA domain-containing protein, whose amino-acid sequence is MIVLNSNERERIRGLLRTLIILLIVILGAQLVFKIAVVPNIVLKKIKVESDIELSDSEIRSIAGIETGHYYYNLDTENIRDRLEHYPPIRKASVEKIFPDKLQLYLFGRKAVAQSVLNINEKSVPVAIDGEGVVFEKGEDMDNWDLPVISGINFSSVQLGDGFPVPLLPLLEDLENLRDGDKALYDLISEIRVEKRGEQGYDLILFLYNYPLKARTGRKLDSDVLKNIIMVFDVLKQQKLTEKIGEVDFRSKEIIYRLREEV
- the rsmH gene encoding 16S rRNA (cytosine(1402)-N(4))-methyltransferase RsmH, encoding MDIVHYSVLKEEVCDYLKPDKPGQLFIDGTMGEGGHSEMFLSRFDDLKVIGLDADREIQQIAMKRLEPFGDRVGFRHTWFNEYFREYPEEEKPDRILLDLGISVFHYEKSGAGFSFSRDEKLDMRLNREAGLSAEDVVNDFDEKELADLIYELGEERLSRRIAAAICRERKQNRITSSLQLAELIKGAVPSSYRHGRIHPATRTFQAIRIAVNSELDRLADVMMEALDVLKVGGRLGIITFHSLEDRAVKLFFREMGKKCVCPPELPRCECGGKPVVDVLTRKPVVPTEEEIRMNAPSRSAKLRVVEKLREVGERRGVQ
- the ftsW gene encoding putative lipid II flippase FtsW, with protein sequence MSGYSIQGRQVVNNSFSAQKINEPAFDAVFLILIVLLSGMGLTALFSSSYHFGEAVFDSPFYFVVKQLVWLSLGTGGAVVASRIPLDFLKNYIPAIMFVSIGINLLLYVPGLGFESGGAKRWLELGGVTFQPSELIRLSLVLYIAKMLEKNKGRMKDLSKAIVPQLLVIVVSTLVVYSQNDFSSAALIFAVAFLMLIMGGMSPVFILIMGAIGSLAAYIMLKSKPYRINRVLSWLNPESDPSGAGYQVLTARKALQAGGLWGKGAGQSTMKLGALPQAHSDFVFAIIGEEAGFIGILTVFILFGLFAWKGYSIALKADNDFKKYAAFGLTSAVYFQAMTNIAVVCGFIPATGIPLPLFSAGGSTSLITLIIFGLLLNISRRSPDKSGGEA
- the mraZ gene encoding division/cell wall cluster transcriptional repressor MraZ, with the translated sequence MEISGLSGQFNSTLDEKGRILLPSKLREQLGGCSLVLTRGVDKCLWLFPGEEWSKVSKILLENSSLFRARSQMIQRRLLAPATDLAVDKNGRINIPSSLQKSAGLVRDCIFIGLDDHVEIWDEELYLEFEEKCELDIKDAWEELGSLGDLG
- the mraY gene encoding phospho-N-acetylmuramoyl-pentapeptide-transferase, with the translated sequence MFKALFYPLVKYFSFFNIFQYTTFRAAYAAVTALLIAFLFGPAVIKMLTRLKLGQEVRQDGPETHLSKAGTPTMGGLLIIISVVISVLLWQDLSQFYTWVLLITIVGFGGIGFIDDYLKISRKSSDGLQSRFKFFGQIAVALLVVLLLYYNRNDHTTLLYVPFLKNPLFDMSYFYIPFGVLTIVSFSNAVNLTDGLDGLATGLFLMATIAFTLIAYLTGHAVFADYLQIPFLKGSSEVVILCMALLGASVGFLWFNCHPSEIFMGDTGSLALGAVMGALALVLKKEILTIIIGGVFVMETLSVIIQVVHFKRTGKRVFKMAPLHHHFELIGWAEGKVVTRLWIVGGMFAIIALSTLKIR
- a CDS encoding UDP-N-acetylmuramoyl-tripeptide--D-alanyl-D-alanine ligase, which gives rise to MDRILFTAEKISEVLGQSWVGSPVEGVENVQIDSRKCGRGTLFVPLKGERTDGHLYLKDIAGAGTKLSLVDHKWYSENRGLVEELVSQRDMAFLPVAGTLEAMQQLAVYHMSLFPDLTVVGITGSNGKTTTKEILGAILSEFAETVVNEGNLNSDIGLPLSVFRVEERHEIAVFEMGMNREGEMDLLASIVKPDYAVITNIGTAHIGMLGSRDAIAQAKKQIFSCFDGKQTAIIPADDSYSDFLAEGIKGRVVFYGPEVSGPVRLVSGFSIEGCDLEIEGRPCHFSLPGEHNLANVRAAVAAAVEMGVDSALIARGIDSMKPLFGRGELIKGDITVLRDCYNANPDSTEQSLKLLRFWENRSVAVLGDMLELGDASREEHRRIGGIAAESGAEALFLFGKEMEEAFEAVRTSGYPGYSFWTIQYEELEAAVKEYVKKGDLVLLKGSRGVALERLTPLLT
- the ftsL gene encoding cell division protein FtsL, which translates into the protein MKRLHFITAMAAVVLAVGMLFLNVWQSFRYNRIVDEVAALEMEQKRLLEQNKRLIAGTAVLSSPGRIDEIAKDELGLEKQDPTDIIRIELPEERP